From the Chryseobacterium fluminis genome, the window TACGGGCGCTAAAAACGTGCTGTTGCTGATCAGAAGTGGTGCCGAAGAAGTAACCATGGATGAGATCGGTATCATCATGGATCATATCCAGAAAGAAGCAGGACATACTGCTGATATTATTTTCGGGGTGGGTGCTGATGACGAATTAGGGGATGCAGTAAGTGTTCTTGTTATCGCAACAGGTTTTTCAAACGAAGACAAGAAATTTGCAGGACCTACAGAAAAAATAAAAATCAGCCTTAACGACAGTTTGGATACTCCGAAAGAATCTCCTTTTAAAACGAGAGAAGAAAGAGGATCTGCTGCTCCTGAATACAACTATAATTTCGGAGATAAAAACCACTTCAGACTGGATGATGAGGACAATGAAAGCCCTCAGTTTGGCATGACGTCCACTGAAAAAAAAATGATTATTGACAGTGAAGAGAAAAAAACGGAAGTAAGATTCTCTGATAACGAAGAAGATACCCCTTCTCATCACTGGAGAAATGAAGAAGAACACGAGGAGTCTTACAGTCTGTTTTCTTCAGAAGATGACAGTGAAGATCCGAATGATCTGGAAATTCAGTCTTTTTCATTTGATTTCGAGAAAAAAGAAGAGCCGCGGACAGAACAAACGCCGAATAATACTTTTTCAGAATCGAAACCTGTTGAATTCAGTTTCTTTGTGAATGACTCTGTCAATGAGCCTAAATCAGATTACGGACAGCCCAAAGCAGAGTTTCAGGTACCAGCCAATACAGCAGTTCAGATTACTGAAGAAACGACTCAGAAGATTGAGACCTTTTATCAGGAAGAGACCAGAACTACTATTGAAAACAAAAGAGAAACTGAAACGCCCCAGCCGGCAGATTCAGAATTTACCTTTGTTAACAAAACGGTAGATCAGGAAAGAATTATCGAAAGAAGAAATAAACTGAAGGAATTCAACTCGCGCTATCAGAGCTTTGACAGCACCAGCGAATTCGAATCTGTGCCTGCATTCAAAAGAAAGAATATTTCTATCGACGGAAACAATGCTTCAGAACAAAACATCAATACCTATCTGTCTGATAACAACGGAAACATGCAGATCAGAGAGAACAGATTTTTAAATAAAGACGTAGACTAAATTAATTTGAAAATGATATAATTTGAGAATTTGAAAGTTAACCGTATACATCAGGAACAGGTTATACCACTTTATAAATTTCAAATTGTCTCATTTTCAAATTTTCAAATCATAATTATGAGTTTAGAAAATACCATAAGTGAAGCCATAAAAACGGCAATGCGGGCAAAAGATAGAGTCGCTTTGGATTCCCTCCGCGCTGTAAAGTCACAGATATTACTACTGAAAACCGAAGCACGTGGCGCTGAAGTTTCTACAGAGCAGGAAATTGCTATCGTTCAGAGAATGATAAAGCAACGTAAAGATTCCTATGAGCAGTTTACTGCGCAGGGCAGAAATGATCTTGCTGAAGTAGAGGAAGCCCAGATGAAGGTCATCGAACAGTTTTTACCGAAACAGCTTTCTCCGGAAGAACTGGAGGATGAAATGAAAAAGATCATCGCTGATACAGGAGCGGAATCGATCAAAGACCTTGGAAAAGTAATGGGAATTGCTTCCAAAACTTTTGCAGGTAAATCTGACGGTAAAAGTATTTCAGAAATGGCCAAGAAATTACTTTCATAATGAGATTCGGGGTAAGGGATTAAGTTCTGCTCCCTAGCCTAATTCAGCTTAACTACCATACGGATATTCATCCTTTGCATATCGATTTGATTAAAGAAGCCCGGAACATCTATGTTCCGGGCTTCATTTTATCTTACTCCCATATCATCTGTTCAGACGGAATCTAATGTTTCAATGGGTTCAGAAGGTTGTAAATGTTTTTCTCATATTGTTTGTCTTCAGAATCATTTCAAATTTAACAAAATTATTCCTATATACCTGTTTTTAATTTAGATATTACAGCATATATTTAAATTATTAATATTCTTTCCATCTTATTTTCTTAATCACCTGATAGTTT encodes:
- a CDS encoding GatB/YqeY domain-containing protein, with the protein product MSLENTISEAIKTAMRAKDRVALDSLRAVKSQILLLKTEARGAEVSTEQEIAIVQRMIKQRKDSYEQFTAQGRNDLAEVEEAQMKVIEQFLPKQLSPEELEDEMKKIIADTGAESIKDLGKVMGIASKTFAGKSDGKSISEMAKKLLS
- the ftsZ gene encoding cell division protein FtsZ, which translates into the protein MENIGTQGFSFDLPKGNSSIIKVIGVGGGGNNALKHMYEKGIHGVDFVICNTDAQTLDNNPVANKVQLGTTITEGLGAGADPEVGEKSAIESIEDIKAAMGQNTKMVFITAGMGGGTGTGAAPVIAKVAKDMGILTVGIVTVPFSFEGKRRLEQAENGLDKLRNNVDSLIVINNDKLRQQFGNLGFKQGFSKADEVLTNAAKGMAEVITGYFDVNIDFRDAKSVLQNSGTALMSTGTASGENKAEEAVRKALDSPLLNDNKITGAKNVLLLIRSGAEEVTMDEIGIIMDHIQKEAGHTADIIFGVGADDELGDAVSVLVIATGFSNEDKKFAGPTEKIKISLNDSLDTPKESPFKTREERGSAAPEYNYNFGDKNHFRLDDEDNESPQFGMTSTEKKMIIDSEEKKTEVRFSDNEEDTPSHHWRNEEEHEESYSLFSSEDDSEDPNDLEIQSFSFDFEKKEEPRTEQTPNNTFSESKPVEFSFFVNDSVNEPKSDYGQPKAEFQVPANTAVQITEETTQKIETFYQEETRTTIENKRETETPQPADSEFTFVNKTVDQERIIERRNKLKEFNSRYQSFDSTSEFESVPAFKRKNISIDGNNASEQNINTYLSDNNGNMQIRENRFLNKDVD